One window from the genome of Maylandia zebra isolate NMK-2024a linkage group LG18, Mzebra_GT3a, whole genome shotgun sequence encodes:
- the sall2 gene encoding uncharacterized protein sall2 isoform X3, with product MASPKLGLSATTTTSSSSSSSSASLCPPPHPGSPSRVPEGPPSPVTPTPSPGVSSASGAPSRTQLSIALILEELRVLQQRQIHQMQITEEICRQVLRLGGASYSIDTPAQHLLPSVPQLCLEGSKRASSPITQPTASQPSTSMAPLLACFSSLLPSQAVNKPTQQCTSLSQILQPNKVQMEETGGAAGAHGLTRVSSRSSAPLNSSSVATTVASSTYPLALSLALPSRYLHEKSPNTTSVSGHSGLSFLNTPLPTSVPIVPNSQHALQSASNGGESSSASSSNNTVGRLQHACRFCGKMFSSDSALQIHLRSHTGERPYQCPVCLSRFTTRGNLKVHFLRHREQNPELSLSLLPPSLFGIALGTTAGSDMGQNMSSGSSTSAMNTIQKKRKNRAEDETSGDSLEISGSSTGLPLGASGGSTPSSLPLPPSVDLALISHSLLQFNRAAVVAAAASITTGSSNSSSSSSSSTSSLATSLLSNPSLSSSSAITGLFKGAKQHHFDENTPPHAPVLSPAAYSQLAHLPKLLFPTVSTPSSTPAAHSSLYNHPALGLLRTPLPSAPGSHQHASSSHSQLSFPFSSFPKVTGPPTTTNASSLPSSIAPTPTSETSKLQRLVEKLEKAPRPSSSPWSSSNTSNSVMEMLSGSTTTSLATSANSSFTNASNSTTYVMASPLSSSLVTTSVSNFTREMVAALGMGANGASAMAGGMLPSLITDPAGNLTSNQCGVCLRVLSCPRALRLHQATHLGERPFPCKICGRSFSTKGSLRSHIATHHARPPNARVQNSCPLCQRKFTNALVLQHHIRMHLGGQLPPDGTEDSAHEMPAESKAISLVQSQSQCTDPNATSSNTPPLAGHSKSIVPTQQVNTATVASVPASDSMKSAEFTQNPGKSAPSSPDHIPPSDLSPDPFMNPTTQTSPPGSADPPVLTVSVPLPASQQTDQASPTGEDNQVPQATVGFNLPKSTPSPFTSSVTKTTESPTATEMDCGEDEVSTSSDAFLGSKSNVEDLQSTPALDDPFSYTCPSTTSNPNLCDGNTTTTLESDPVSPRPQSPEPINKDKELSSPPTTPKQDQATVPEGEPKLTSALEDTDNTGAEVRGEPQKTATFVRETRQSFHFSSYGREERADGISGFGSSSILDASGPINLAPTLPSPMSRPEKKTYCCAECGKEYASRSGLKGHMKHHGVVSKTSRPSARSRRSSTDQLPSSTSMTSSNIPATRSSAGFWNQYQAFLNTSAEPTDDPTTAGRGENESSKSPVLSQMDPRAHEEAGEESSEGS from the exons ATGGCCTCTCCCAAGCTGGGACTATCAGCCACCACCAcaacctcttcttcctcctcctcatcctctgcttCTCTATGTCCTCCACCACACCCTGGAAGCCCCAGTCGTGTGCCCGAAGGCCCTCCGAGTCCTGTTACACCTACCCCAAGCCCTGGAGTGTCATCTGCTTCGGGTGCACCTTCTAGGACCCAGCTGAGCATAGCTTTGATCCTGGAGGAGCTTCGGGTGTTGCAGCAAAGACAAATTCACCAGATGCAGATAACAGAGGAGATCTGTAGACAGGTCCTGCGCCTTGGTGGAGCCTCCTATAGCATAGACACACCTGCCCAACATCTTCTCCCTTCTGTACCTCAGCTCTGCCTGGAAGGCAGTAAAAGGGCATCTAGTCCAATAACCCAGCCAACTGCATCTCAGCCTTCCACCTCTATGGCTCCTCTTCTAGCATGTTTCTCCTCCCTGCTTCCCTCCCAAGCAGTCAACAAGCCCACACAGCAATGCACCTCCTTGTCTCAAATCCTGCAGCCTAACAAGGTGCAGATGGAGGAAACAGGTGGGGCAGCTGGTGCTCATGGTCTCACAAGGGTGAGCTCTCGCTCATCAGCTCCCTTGAATTCTTCCTCTGTTGCCACCACAGTGGCTTCCTCCACCTATCCGCTAGCACTGTCATTAGCTCTACCCAGTCGGTATCTTCATGAGAAGTCTCCAAATACTACTTCAGTGAGCGGGCACAGTGGTCTCTCCTTCCTTAACACACCCCTCCCCACATCAGTACCTATAGTCCCAAACTCACAACATGCTCTGCAATCTGCTTCTAACGGAGGAGAATCTTCTTCTGCATCCAGTTCCAACAACACTGTCGGCCGTCTCCAGCATGCCTGTCGCTTTTGTGGAAAAATGTTCAGCAGTGATTCAGCCCTGCAGATACATCTCCGCTCACACACAGGGGAACGACCCTACCAGTGCCCAGTTTGCCTCAGCCGCTTCACTACACGAGGTAACCTCAAAGTTCATTTCCTACGGCACAGAGAACAAAACCCCGAGCTTTCGCTGTCACTTCTGCCACCGTCTTTGTTTGGGATTGCATTAGGGACTACTGCGGGATCGGATATGGGACAAAACATGAGCAGCGGTAGCAGTACTAGTGCCATGAATACGATACAGAAGAAGCGAAAAAATAGGGCTGAGGATGAAACATctggagacagtttggaaatCAGTGGTTCTAGTACTGGGCTACCACTAGGGGCTTCTGGAGGGTCGACCCCATCTTCCCTACCCCTGCCCCCGAGTGTTGATCTAGCGTTGATTTCCCACTCTCTCCTGCAATTTAACAGAGCTGCAGTGGTAGCTGCTGCAGCATCTATCACAACTGGCTCATCCAACTCATCCTCCTCATCGTCTTCCTCCACCTCATCTCTCGCAACCTCCCTTCTCTCAAACCCTTCCTTGTCCTCATCTTCTGCCATCACAGGATTATTCAAGGGTGCCAAGCAGCATCACTTTGATGAAAACACTCCTCCCCATGCCCCAGTGCTTTCCCCTGCTGCCTATTCCCAGCTAGCCCACCTACCTAAGCTTCTTTTCCCAACTGTCTCCACACCTTCTTCTACCCCAGCTGCACACTCATCCCTCTACAACCATCCAGCTTTGGGCTTGCTCCGCACCCCTCTACCTTCTGCTCCAGGCTCCCACCAACATGCTTCTTCAAGCCATTCCCAGCTTTCCTTTCCCTTCTCTTCTTTTCCTAAAGTCACAGGTCCACCCACAACTACCAATGCATCTTCCCTGCCTTCCTCCATAGCCCCCACTCCTACATCGGAAACCTCTAAGCTGCAAAGGCTGGTCGAGAAGCTAGAGAAGGCCCCTCGACCTTCCTCTTCTCCATGGAGTTCTTCCAATACTTCCAATTCTGTGATGGAAATGTTATCTGGCAGTACCACTACCTCTTTAGCAACTTCAGCAAACAGTAGTTTCACAAATGCCAGCAATTCTACCACATATGTCATGgcatctccactgtcttctagCCTTGTTACTACTTCGGTTTCAAACTTCACTCGCGAAATGGTAGCTGCCCTAGGCATGGGTGCCAATGGAGCAAGTGCCATGGCAGGAGGCATGTTACCATCACTGATTACAGATCCAGCTGGTAACCTTACATCCAATCAGTGTGGGGTGTGTCTACGAGTGCTGAGCTGCCCCAGAGCATTGCGGCTGCACCAGGCCACACACCTCGGAGAACGGCCTTTTCCATGTAAGATATGTGGACGATCCTTCTCTACCAAAGGCAGTCTGCGATCCCATATTGCCACCCATCATGCCCGGCCCCCCAATGCACGTGTACAGAACTCTTGCCCACTGTGCCAACGTAAGTTCACTAATGCTCTCGTGCTTCAGCACCACATCCGTATGCACCTTGGTGGACAATTGCCTCCAGATGGCACAGAGGATTCTGCACATGAGATGCCAGCTGAATCTAAAGCCATATCCTTGGTACAATCTCAGTCCCAGTGCACTGACCCAAATGCTACTTCAAGTAATACACCTCCCCTCGCAGGCCATTCAAAGAGTATAGTTCCAACTCAACAAGTTAATACTGCAACAGTTGCCTCTGTCCCTGCCTCTGACAGTATGAAATCAGCTGAGTTCACTCAAAATCCAGGCAAGTCTGCACCCTCCAGCCCAGACCACATTCCCCCCTCTGACCTAAGCCCTGACCCCTTTATGAATCCCACCACACAGACTTCACCACCAGGCAGTGCAGACCCCCCTGTGCTTACTGTCAGTGTCCCTTTGCCTGCATCCCAGCAGACAGATCAAGCTTCACCAACTGGCGAAGACAACCAAGTTCCACAAGCCACTGTTGGTTTCAATCTTCCAAAATCTACCCCTTCACCATTTACTTCCAGTGTTACCAAAACCACAGAATCACCTACTGCTACTGAGATGGACTGTGGAGAGGATGAAGTATCTACCTCTTCCGATGCCTTCCTTGGCTCTAAATCAAACGTAGAGGACTTGCAAAGCACACCTGCTCTCGATGATCCCTTTTCCTACACCTGTCCCAGCACCACCTCTAACCCCAATCTTTGTGACGGTAATACAACAACAACCTTGGAATCAGACCCAGTCTCTCCAAGGCCCCAATCACCAGAGCCCataaataaagataaagagCTCTCATCTCCACCCACAACACCAAAGCAAGACCAAGCAACTGTGCCAGAAGGAGAACCCAAGCTGACGTCAGCTTTGGAGGATACAGACAACACTGGAGCTGAAGTAAGAGGCGAACCCCAGAAAACAGCCACTTTTGTAAGAGAGACACGTCAAAGCTTTCATTTTAGTTCATATGGGAGGGAAGAACGGGCAGATGGCATAAGTGGATTCGGCTCAAGTTCAATACTGGATGCTTCTGGCCCCATCAACCTTGCTCCAACCCTCCCGTCTCCGATGTCTCGTCCTGAGAAGAAGACCTACTGCTGTGCTGAGTGTGGAAAAGAGTACGCCAGTCGCAGTGGGCTGAAG GGGCACATGAAGCATCACGGCGTGGTATCCAAAACATCACGTCCGTCAGCCCGGAGTCGCCGTTCCTCCACTGACCAACTTCCTTCTTCTACATCTATGACTTCCTCAAACATTCCAGCCACTAGGAGCTCAGCAGGCTTCTGGAACCAGTATCAAGCATTCCTCAACACCAGCGCTGAGCCAACTGATGACCCAACCACTGCAGGCCGAGGAGAAAACGAATCATCAAAATCTCCTGTTTTGTCACAGATGGATCCAAGAGCCCACGAGGAAGCTGGGGAAGAGTCCAGCGAAGGGTCATAA